In Acanthopagrus latus isolate v.2019 chromosome 17, fAcaLat1.1, whole genome shotgun sequence, the following are encoded in one genomic region:
- the otud7b gene encoding OTU domain-containing protein 7B isoform X1, with protein sequence MTVDMDAVLSDFVRSTGAEPGLARDLLEGKNWDFTAALSDFEQLRQVHAGNLTYSFAEDRTYLPPEKEMARVGRPVLHRQDEVVQAATEKRLSRGISHASSTIVSLARSHVSSTGGTSSEPLLDTPLCTFQLPDLTVYRDDFRGFIERDLIEQSMMVALEHAGRLNWWTKVVSNCQSLLPLATSGDGNCLLHAASLGMWGFHDRDLMLRKSLYALMDHGLEREALKRRWRWQQTQQNKESGLVYTEEEWQKEWNELLKLASSEPRIHYSTNGTNGVESSDEPVYESLEEFHVFVLAHVLRRPIVVVADTMLRDSGGEAFAPIPFGGIYLPLEVPAAKCHRSPLVLAYDQAHFSALVSMEQKDSSKEQAVVIPLTDSEHKMLPLHFAVDPGKDWEWGKDDTDNVMLASVALSLEAKLQMLHSYMTVTWLPLPCEQAPLAQPESPTASAGEDARTPPDSGESDKESVSSSSNGNGDTTTGSVVNGGGSLAKNSSSSSSSSSSSGSAGAGTGTAGKDKTKKEKDKDKDKKRADSVANKLGSFGKSLGSKLKKNVGGLMTGKNAGAGGVKQEGAEKKKGSFRGRKGSKDGSPSAHTSEDSGKGSPSSGSERLNGTGSSMSSSGGSSTECETYKYSADVKVSLGILRAAMQGERKFIFASLLTTSNRQPFQEEMIQRYLTDAEERFRAEQEQQRRDVERKGITNGIQIPKKETIIGPELTYRPYEAKEELSENSSPSFNQLKPTPLSPSMYSAVVPIPRPSFIDQPPAAAPLTQHLHMHSYVDTRRQLAGGSPATSYPGLPSYATLPRHCPTAQGPPHPQYNNSQGPASLSPSRLAPSYPPEFDPPDYPGSEPPVGSYTNGFRDMRANLDSRSGQPPVRHYSLGSAGGLASLQSSRCRTPSCTYYGHPETGNYCSYCYREELKKREPEATIHRF encoded by the exons ATGACCGTGGATATGGACGCAGTCCTGTCCGACTTTGTCCGTTCCACTGGAGCTGAACCAGGATTGGCCAGAGATCTGCTAGAGG gCAAGAACTGGGATTTCACTGCTGCCCTCAGTGACTTTGAGCAGCTGCGacaggtgcatgctgggaacCTGACATATTCGTTCGCTGAAGACAGGACGTATCTGCCTCCAGAAAAGGAGATGGCGAGGGTAGGGCGGCCTGTACTCCACCGCCAAGATGAGGTGGTGCAAG CAGCTACAGAAAAGCGCCTGTCGAGGGGTATTTCCCACGCCAGTTCAACCATCGTGTCCCTGGCCCGCTCTCATGTCTCAAGCACTGGAGGAACCAGTAGTGAGCCGCTTCTGGACACGCCTCTGTGCACTTTCCAACTACCAGACCTCACCGTGTACCGGGACGACTTCCGGGGCTTCATCGAGAGGGACCTTATCGAGCAGTCGATGATGGTGGCCTTGGAACATGCCG GTCGCCTGAACTGGTGGACGAAAGTGGTTTCGAACTGTCAGAGCCTGCTGCCTCTGGCAACAAGCGGAGATGGAAATTGCCTGTTACACGCGGCCTCGCTCG GTATGTGGGGTTTTCATGACCGGGACCTGATGCTACGCAAGTCTCTGTACGCGCTCATGGATCACGGGTtggagagagaggcactgaAGCGCAGGTGGAGGTGGCAGCAGACCCAGCAGAACAAAGAG TCTGGTCTGGTGTACACGGAGGAGGAGTGGCAGAAAGAGTGGAATGAACTGTTGAAGCTTGCCTCCAGTGAGCCGAGAATACACTACAGCACCAACGGCACCAACGG GGTGGAATCCTCAGATGAACCAGTTTATGAGAGTTTAGAGGAGTTTCACGTCTTCGTGTTGGCGCATGTCCTCAGAAGGCCCATAGTGGTGGTGGCGGACACCATGCTGAGGGACTCCGGGGGAGAGG CCTTTGCTCCCATCCCCTTTGGAGGCATCTACCTGCCACTGGAAGTGCCAGCTGCCAAGTGCCATCGCTCGCCTCTGGTCCTGGCGTACGACCAGGCGCACTTTTCTGCCCTGGTCTCCATGGAGCAGAAAGACAGCTCCAAAGAGCAAG CAGTCGTGATTCCTCTCACTGACTCAGAGCACAAAATGCTGCCTCTGCACTTCGCTGTGGATCCTGGGAAAGATTGGGAGTGGGGCAAGGATGACACGGACAACGTGATGCTGGCGAG TGTGGCTCTCTCTTTGGAGGCCAAGCTCCAGATGTTGCACAGCTACATGACCGTCACCTGGCTGCCCCTGCCCTGTGAG CAAGCCCCTCTGGCCCAGCCGGAGTCTCCCACAGCATCAGCAGGAGAGGATGCCCGCACGCCTCCTGACTCAGGAGAGTCAGACAAGgagtcagtcagcagcagctccaatGGCAATGGAGACACAACGACAGGATCAGTGGTTAATGGAGGTGGGTCCCTGGCCAAGaacagctcctcttcctcttccagttCCTCCAGCAGTGGATCAGCAGGGGCGGGAACAGGAACAGCAGGGAAGGACAAAACCAAGAAGGAGAAGGAcaaggacaaagacaagaagagggCAGACTCTGTGGCAAATAAACTCGGCAGTTTTGGCAAGAGCCTGGGCAGCAAGCTGAAGAAGAACGTGGGCGGACTGATGACAGGAAAGAACGCTGGAGCTGGAGGTGTCAAGCAGGAGGGTgcggagaagaagaagggctCGTTTAGGGGGAGGAAGGGCAGCAAGGATGGCTCGCCTTCAGCCCACACCTCAGAGGATTCTGGGAAAGGCTCCCCCTCCTCAGGTAGCGAGCGTCTCAATGGAACGGGAAGCAGTATGAGCAGCAGCGGTGGAAGCAGTACAGAGTGTGAGACCTACAAGTACAGCGCTGATGTCAAAGTCAGCCTGGGCATCCTGCGAGCCGCCATGCAAGGTGAGAGGAAATTCATCTTCGCCAGCCTCCTCACGACCAGCAACCGGCAGCCCTTCCAGGAGGAGATGATCCAGCGCTACCTCACTGATGCAGAGGAGCGCTTCCGGGCAGAGCAAGAACAACAACGTCGAGATGTGGAGAGGAAGGGCATCACCAACGGCATCCAGATACCTAAGAAGGAGACAATTATTGGTCCTGAGCTGACCTACCGGCCTTATGAGGCTAAAGAGGAGCTGTCAGAGAACTCGTCACCGTCTTTTAACCAGCTCAAGCCCACTCCCTTGAGCCCCTCTATGTACTCTGCTGTTGTGCCCATCCCCCGGCCCTCCTTCATAGACcagcctcctgctgcagcacccCTCACCCAGCACCTTCATATGCACAGCTACGTGGATACTCGGCGCCAGCTAGCTGGTGGCTCCCCGGCGACGTCTTACCCTGGCCTCCCCTCATACGCAACCCTTCCCCGGCACTGCCCCACGGCGCAGGGTCCCCCGCATCCCCAGTACAATAACTCACAAGGCCCCGCCTCCCTGAGTCCCTCTCGCCTTGCCCCCTCATACCCCCCAGAGTTCGACCCACCAGACTACCCCGGGTCTGAACCCCCTGTTGGGAGTTACACCAACGGCTTCCGGGACATGCGCGCCAACCTAGACTCTCGGAGCGGGCAACCCCCAGTCAGACACTACTCACTGGGCAGCGCCGGTGGTCTGGCCAGCCTGCAGTCCAGCCGCTGTCGGACACCCAGCTGCACCTACTACGGACACCCTGAAACGGGCAACTACTGCTCCTACTGCTACCGGGAAGAGCTCAAAAAGAGGGAGCCAGAAGCAACCATCCACAGGTTCTGA
- the otud7b gene encoding OTU domain-containing protein 7B isoform X2 — protein sequence MTVDMDAVLSDFVRSTGAEPGLARDLLEGKNWDFTAALSDFEQLRQVHAGNLTYSFAEDRTYLPPEKEMARVGRPVLHRQDEVVQAATEKRLSRGISHASSTIVSLARSHVSSTGGTSSEPLLDTPLCTFQLPDLTVYRDDFRGFIERDLIEQSMMVALEHAGRLNWWTKVVSNCQSLLPLATSGDGNCLLHAASLGMWGFHDRDLMLRKSLYALMDHGLEREALKRRWRWQQTQQNKESGLVYTEEEWQKEWNELLKLASSEPRIHYSTNGTNGVESSDEPVYESLEEFHVFVLAHVLRRPIVVVADTMLRDSGGEAFAPIPFGGIYLPLEVPAAKCHRSPLVLAYDQAHFSALVSMEQKDSSKEQVVIPLTDSEHKMLPLHFAVDPGKDWEWGKDDTDNVMLASVALSLEAKLQMLHSYMTVTWLPLPCEQAPLAQPESPTASAGEDARTPPDSGESDKESVSSSSNGNGDTTTGSVVNGGGSLAKNSSSSSSSSSSSGSAGAGTGTAGKDKTKKEKDKDKDKKRADSVANKLGSFGKSLGSKLKKNVGGLMTGKNAGAGGVKQEGAEKKKGSFRGRKGSKDGSPSAHTSEDSGKGSPSSGSERLNGTGSSMSSSGGSSTECETYKYSADVKVSLGILRAAMQGERKFIFASLLTTSNRQPFQEEMIQRYLTDAEERFRAEQEQQRRDVERKGITNGIQIPKKETIIGPELTYRPYEAKEELSENSSPSFNQLKPTPLSPSMYSAVVPIPRPSFIDQPPAAAPLTQHLHMHSYVDTRRQLAGGSPATSYPGLPSYATLPRHCPTAQGPPHPQYNNSQGPASLSPSRLAPSYPPEFDPPDYPGSEPPVGSYTNGFRDMRANLDSRSGQPPVRHYSLGSAGGLASLQSSRCRTPSCTYYGHPETGNYCSYCYREELKKREPEATIHRF from the exons ATGACCGTGGATATGGACGCAGTCCTGTCCGACTTTGTCCGTTCCACTGGAGCTGAACCAGGATTGGCCAGAGATCTGCTAGAGG gCAAGAACTGGGATTTCACTGCTGCCCTCAGTGACTTTGAGCAGCTGCGacaggtgcatgctgggaacCTGACATATTCGTTCGCTGAAGACAGGACGTATCTGCCTCCAGAAAAGGAGATGGCGAGGGTAGGGCGGCCTGTACTCCACCGCCAAGATGAGGTGGTGCAAG CAGCTACAGAAAAGCGCCTGTCGAGGGGTATTTCCCACGCCAGTTCAACCATCGTGTCCCTGGCCCGCTCTCATGTCTCAAGCACTGGAGGAACCAGTAGTGAGCCGCTTCTGGACACGCCTCTGTGCACTTTCCAACTACCAGACCTCACCGTGTACCGGGACGACTTCCGGGGCTTCATCGAGAGGGACCTTATCGAGCAGTCGATGATGGTGGCCTTGGAACATGCCG GTCGCCTGAACTGGTGGACGAAAGTGGTTTCGAACTGTCAGAGCCTGCTGCCTCTGGCAACAAGCGGAGATGGAAATTGCCTGTTACACGCGGCCTCGCTCG GTATGTGGGGTTTTCATGACCGGGACCTGATGCTACGCAAGTCTCTGTACGCGCTCATGGATCACGGGTtggagagagaggcactgaAGCGCAGGTGGAGGTGGCAGCAGACCCAGCAGAACAAAGAG TCTGGTCTGGTGTACACGGAGGAGGAGTGGCAGAAAGAGTGGAATGAACTGTTGAAGCTTGCCTCCAGTGAGCCGAGAATACACTACAGCACCAACGGCACCAACGG GGTGGAATCCTCAGATGAACCAGTTTATGAGAGTTTAGAGGAGTTTCACGTCTTCGTGTTGGCGCATGTCCTCAGAAGGCCCATAGTGGTGGTGGCGGACACCATGCTGAGGGACTCCGGGGGAGAGG CCTTTGCTCCCATCCCCTTTGGAGGCATCTACCTGCCACTGGAAGTGCCAGCTGCCAAGTGCCATCGCTCGCCTCTGGTCCTGGCGTACGACCAGGCGCACTTTTCTGCCCTGGTCTCCATGGAGCAGAAAGACAGCTCCAAAGAGCAAG TCGTGATTCCTCTCACTGACTCAGAGCACAAAATGCTGCCTCTGCACTTCGCTGTGGATCCTGGGAAAGATTGGGAGTGGGGCAAGGATGACACGGACAACGTGATGCTGGCGAG TGTGGCTCTCTCTTTGGAGGCCAAGCTCCAGATGTTGCACAGCTACATGACCGTCACCTGGCTGCCCCTGCCCTGTGAG CAAGCCCCTCTGGCCCAGCCGGAGTCTCCCACAGCATCAGCAGGAGAGGATGCCCGCACGCCTCCTGACTCAGGAGAGTCAGACAAGgagtcagtcagcagcagctccaatGGCAATGGAGACACAACGACAGGATCAGTGGTTAATGGAGGTGGGTCCCTGGCCAAGaacagctcctcttcctcttccagttCCTCCAGCAGTGGATCAGCAGGGGCGGGAACAGGAACAGCAGGGAAGGACAAAACCAAGAAGGAGAAGGAcaaggacaaagacaagaagagggCAGACTCTGTGGCAAATAAACTCGGCAGTTTTGGCAAGAGCCTGGGCAGCAAGCTGAAGAAGAACGTGGGCGGACTGATGACAGGAAAGAACGCTGGAGCTGGAGGTGTCAAGCAGGAGGGTgcggagaagaagaagggctCGTTTAGGGGGAGGAAGGGCAGCAAGGATGGCTCGCCTTCAGCCCACACCTCAGAGGATTCTGGGAAAGGCTCCCCCTCCTCAGGTAGCGAGCGTCTCAATGGAACGGGAAGCAGTATGAGCAGCAGCGGTGGAAGCAGTACAGAGTGTGAGACCTACAAGTACAGCGCTGATGTCAAAGTCAGCCTGGGCATCCTGCGAGCCGCCATGCAAGGTGAGAGGAAATTCATCTTCGCCAGCCTCCTCACGACCAGCAACCGGCAGCCCTTCCAGGAGGAGATGATCCAGCGCTACCTCACTGATGCAGAGGAGCGCTTCCGGGCAGAGCAAGAACAACAACGTCGAGATGTGGAGAGGAAGGGCATCACCAACGGCATCCAGATACCTAAGAAGGAGACAATTATTGGTCCTGAGCTGACCTACCGGCCTTATGAGGCTAAAGAGGAGCTGTCAGAGAACTCGTCACCGTCTTTTAACCAGCTCAAGCCCACTCCCTTGAGCCCCTCTATGTACTCTGCTGTTGTGCCCATCCCCCGGCCCTCCTTCATAGACcagcctcctgctgcagcacccCTCACCCAGCACCTTCATATGCACAGCTACGTGGATACTCGGCGCCAGCTAGCTGGTGGCTCCCCGGCGACGTCTTACCCTGGCCTCCCCTCATACGCAACCCTTCCCCGGCACTGCCCCACGGCGCAGGGTCCCCCGCATCCCCAGTACAATAACTCACAAGGCCCCGCCTCCCTGAGTCCCTCTCGCCTTGCCCCCTCATACCCCCCAGAGTTCGACCCACCAGACTACCCCGGGTCTGAACCCCCTGTTGGGAGTTACACCAACGGCTTCCGGGACATGCGCGCCAACCTAGACTCTCGGAGCGGGCAACCCCCAGTCAGACACTACTCACTGGGCAGCGCCGGTGGTCTGGCCAGCCTGCAGTCCAGCCGCTGTCGGACACCCAGCTGCACCTACTACGGACACCCTGAAACGGGCAACTACTGCTCCTACTGCTACCGGGAAGAGCTCAAAAAGAGGGAGCCAGAAGCAACCATCCACAGGTTCTGA
- the otud7b gene encoding OTU domain-containing protein 7B isoform X3, giving the protein MTVDMDAVLSDFVRSTGAEPGLARDLLEGKNWDFTAALSDFEQLRQVHAGNLTYSFAEDRTYLPPEKEMARVGRPVLHRQDEVVQATEKRLSRGISHASSTIVSLARSHVSSTGGTSSEPLLDTPLCTFQLPDLTVYRDDFRGFIERDLIEQSMMVALEHAGRLNWWTKVVSNCQSLLPLATSGDGNCLLHAASLGMWGFHDRDLMLRKSLYALMDHGLEREALKRRWRWQQTQQNKESGLVYTEEEWQKEWNELLKLASSEPRIHYSTNGTNGVESSDEPVYESLEEFHVFVLAHVLRRPIVVVADTMLRDSGGEAFAPIPFGGIYLPLEVPAAKCHRSPLVLAYDQAHFSALVSMEQKDSSKEQAVVIPLTDSEHKMLPLHFAVDPGKDWEWGKDDTDNVMLASVALSLEAKLQMLHSYMTVTWLPLPCEQAPLAQPESPTASAGEDARTPPDSGESDKESVSSSSNGNGDTTTGSVVNGGGSLAKNSSSSSSSSSSSGSAGAGTGTAGKDKTKKEKDKDKDKKRADSVANKLGSFGKSLGSKLKKNVGGLMTGKNAGAGGVKQEGAEKKKGSFRGRKGSKDGSPSAHTSEDSGKGSPSSGSERLNGTGSSMSSSGGSSTECETYKYSADVKVSLGILRAAMQGERKFIFASLLTTSNRQPFQEEMIQRYLTDAEERFRAEQEQQRRDVERKGITNGIQIPKKETIIGPELTYRPYEAKEELSENSSPSFNQLKPTPLSPSMYSAVVPIPRPSFIDQPPAAAPLTQHLHMHSYVDTRRQLAGGSPATSYPGLPSYATLPRHCPTAQGPPHPQYNNSQGPASLSPSRLAPSYPPEFDPPDYPGSEPPVGSYTNGFRDMRANLDSRSGQPPVRHYSLGSAGGLASLQSSRCRTPSCTYYGHPETGNYCSYCYREELKKREPEATIHRF; this is encoded by the exons ATGACCGTGGATATGGACGCAGTCCTGTCCGACTTTGTCCGTTCCACTGGAGCTGAACCAGGATTGGCCAGAGATCTGCTAGAGG gCAAGAACTGGGATTTCACTGCTGCCCTCAGTGACTTTGAGCAGCTGCGacaggtgcatgctgggaacCTGACATATTCGTTCGCTGAAGACAGGACGTATCTGCCTCCAGAAAAGGAGATGGCGAGGGTAGGGCGGCCTGTACTCCACCGCCAAGATGAGGTGGTGCAAG CTACAGAAAAGCGCCTGTCGAGGGGTATTTCCCACGCCAGTTCAACCATCGTGTCCCTGGCCCGCTCTCATGTCTCAAGCACTGGAGGAACCAGTAGTGAGCCGCTTCTGGACACGCCTCTGTGCACTTTCCAACTACCAGACCTCACCGTGTACCGGGACGACTTCCGGGGCTTCATCGAGAGGGACCTTATCGAGCAGTCGATGATGGTGGCCTTGGAACATGCCG GTCGCCTGAACTGGTGGACGAAAGTGGTTTCGAACTGTCAGAGCCTGCTGCCTCTGGCAACAAGCGGAGATGGAAATTGCCTGTTACACGCGGCCTCGCTCG GTATGTGGGGTTTTCATGACCGGGACCTGATGCTACGCAAGTCTCTGTACGCGCTCATGGATCACGGGTtggagagagaggcactgaAGCGCAGGTGGAGGTGGCAGCAGACCCAGCAGAACAAAGAG TCTGGTCTGGTGTACACGGAGGAGGAGTGGCAGAAAGAGTGGAATGAACTGTTGAAGCTTGCCTCCAGTGAGCCGAGAATACACTACAGCACCAACGGCACCAACGG GGTGGAATCCTCAGATGAACCAGTTTATGAGAGTTTAGAGGAGTTTCACGTCTTCGTGTTGGCGCATGTCCTCAGAAGGCCCATAGTGGTGGTGGCGGACACCATGCTGAGGGACTCCGGGGGAGAGG CCTTTGCTCCCATCCCCTTTGGAGGCATCTACCTGCCACTGGAAGTGCCAGCTGCCAAGTGCCATCGCTCGCCTCTGGTCCTGGCGTACGACCAGGCGCACTTTTCTGCCCTGGTCTCCATGGAGCAGAAAGACAGCTCCAAAGAGCAAG CAGTCGTGATTCCTCTCACTGACTCAGAGCACAAAATGCTGCCTCTGCACTTCGCTGTGGATCCTGGGAAAGATTGGGAGTGGGGCAAGGATGACACGGACAACGTGATGCTGGCGAG TGTGGCTCTCTCTTTGGAGGCCAAGCTCCAGATGTTGCACAGCTACATGACCGTCACCTGGCTGCCCCTGCCCTGTGAG CAAGCCCCTCTGGCCCAGCCGGAGTCTCCCACAGCATCAGCAGGAGAGGATGCCCGCACGCCTCCTGACTCAGGAGAGTCAGACAAGgagtcagtcagcagcagctccaatGGCAATGGAGACACAACGACAGGATCAGTGGTTAATGGAGGTGGGTCCCTGGCCAAGaacagctcctcttcctcttccagttCCTCCAGCAGTGGATCAGCAGGGGCGGGAACAGGAACAGCAGGGAAGGACAAAACCAAGAAGGAGAAGGAcaaggacaaagacaagaagagggCAGACTCTGTGGCAAATAAACTCGGCAGTTTTGGCAAGAGCCTGGGCAGCAAGCTGAAGAAGAACGTGGGCGGACTGATGACAGGAAAGAACGCTGGAGCTGGAGGTGTCAAGCAGGAGGGTgcggagaagaagaagggctCGTTTAGGGGGAGGAAGGGCAGCAAGGATGGCTCGCCTTCAGCCCACACCTCAGAGGATTCTGGGAAAGGCTCCCCCTCCTCAGGTAGCGAGCGTCTCAATGGAACGGGAAGCAGTATGAGCAGCAGCGGTGGAAGCAGTACAGAGTGTGAGACCTACAAGTACAGCGCTGATGTCAAAGTCAGCCTGGGCATCCTGCGAGCCGCCATGCAAGGTGAGAGGAAATTCATCTTCGCCAGCCTCCTCACGACCAGCAACCGGCAGCCCTTCCAGGAGGAGATGATCCAGCGCTACCTCACTGATGCAGAGGAGCGCTTCCGGGCAGAGCAAGAACAACAACGTCGAGATGTGGAGAGGAAGGGCATCACCAACGGCATCCAGATACCTAAGAAGGAGACAATTATTGGTCCTGAGCTGACCTACCGGCCTTATGAGGCTAAAGAGGAGCTGTCAGAGAACTCGTCACCGTCTTTTAACCAGCTCAAGCCCACTCCCTTGAGCCCCTCTATGTACTCTGCTGTTGTGCCCATCCCCCGGCCCTCCTTCATAGACcagcctcctgctgcagcacccCTCACCCAGCACCTTCATATGCACAGCTACGTGGATACTCGGCGCCAGCTAGCTGGTGGCTCCCCGGCGACGTCTTACCCTGGCCTCCCCTCATACGCAACCCTTCCCCGGCACTGCCCCACGGCGCAGGGTCCCCCGCATCCCCAGTACAATAACTCACAAGGCCCCGCCTCCCTGAGTCCCTCTCGCCTTGCCCCCTCATACCCCCCAGAGTTCGACCCACCAGACTACCCCGGGTCTGAACCCCCTGTTGGGAGTTACACCAACGGCTTCCGGGACATGCGCGCCAACCTAGACTCTCGGAGCGGGCAACCCCCAGTCAGACACTACTCACTGGGCAGCGCCGGTGGTCTGGCCAGCCTGCAGTCCAGCCGCTGTCGGACACCCAGCTGCACCTACTACGGACACCCTGAAACGGGCAACTACTGCTCCTACTGCTACCGGGAAGAGCTCAAAAAGAGGGAGCCAGAAGCAACCATCCACAGGTTCTGA